In Flavobacteriaceae bacterium, the following proteins share a genomic window:
- a CDS encoding 3-oxoacid CoA-transferase subunit B gives MLDKIGIAKRIAKEVQDGYYVNLGIGIPTLVANYVREDIDVEFQSENGVLGMGPFPFEGEEDADIINAGKQTITTLDGASFFDSSTSFSMIRGKHVHLTILGAMEVAENGDIANWKIPGKMVKGMGGAMDLVASAENIIVAMMHTNKKGESKLLKKCSLPLTGVGCVKKVVTNLAVLEVTDGGFKLLERAPGVSIEEIKKATEGTLIVEGNVPEMTLN, from the coding sequence ATGTTAGACAAAATAGGAATAGCAAAACGTATAGCGAAAGAAGTACAAGATGGTTACTATGTTAATTTAGGAATAGGAATCCCTACTCTGGTCGCAAATTATGTGAGAGAAGACATTGATGTAGAATTTCAGAGTGAAAATGGAGTTTTAGGAATGGGACCTTTCCCATTTGAAGGAGAAGAAGATGCAGATATTATAAATGCAGGAAAACAAACTATTACAACCTTAGATGGAGCTAGTTTTTTTGATTCATCAACTAGTTTCTCGATGATTCGTGGAAAACATGTTCACTTAACTATTTTAGGAGCCATGGAGGTTGCTGAAAATGGAGATATCGCCAATTGGAAAATACCAGGTAAAATGGTAAAAGGAATGGGTGGTGCAATGGATTTAGTGGCTAGCGCTGAAAATATTATCGTAGCAATGATGCATACTAATAAGAAGGGAGAATCTAAACTACTTAAAAAATGCAGCCTGCCATTAACTGGAGTTGGATGTGTAAAAAAAGTAGTTACCAATTTGGCGGTTTTAGAAGTTACGGATGGTGGTTTTAAACTTTTAGAACGAGCACCAGGAGTTTCTATAGAAGAAATTAAAAAGGCAACAGAAGGAACTTTAATTGTTGAAGGCAATGTTCCAGAAATGACTTTAAATTGA
- a CDS encoding CoA transferase subunit A has translation MINKKVETLSQALEGVKDNMTLMLGGFGLCGIPENAISELERLGVKGLTCISNNAGVDDFGLGLLLQEKQVKKMISSYVGENDEFERQMLSGELDVELIPQGTLAERCRAAQAGFPAIYTPAGFGTEVAEGKETREFDGKMYVLEHAFKADFAFVKAWKGDEAGNLIFKGTARNFNPNMCGAAKITVAEVEELVPVGTLDPNQIHIPGIFVQRIFQGKAYEKRIEQRTVRAHN, from the coding sequence ATGATTAATAAAAAAGTTGAAACACTAAGTCAAGCTTTAGAAGGTGTTAAGGATAACATGACTTTAATGTTAGGTGGTTTTGGTTTATGTGGTATTCCAGAAAATGCTATTTCAGAATTAGAACGCCTAGGAGTAAAAGGACTTACATGTATTTCTAACAATGCAGGAGTTGATGATTTTGGATTAGGTTTATTACTTCAGGAAAAACAAGTTAAAAAAATGATTTCTTCTTACGTAGGAGAGAATGATGAGTTTGAACGCCAAATGCTTAGTGGTGAATTAGATGTGGAGCTAATCCCTCAAGGTACACTAGCAGAGCGTTGCCGTGCAGCACAAGCAGGATTTCCTGCAATATACACTCCTGCTGGATTTGGGACTGAAGTAGCTGAAGGAAAAGAAACGAGAGAATTTGATGGAAAAATGTATGTGTTAGAACATGCATTTAAAGCAGATTTTGCTTTTGTAAAAGCTTGGAAAGGTGATGAAGCTGGTAACCTAATTTTTAAAGGCACAGCCAGAAATTTTAACCCTAATATGTGTGGCGCTGCAAAAATAACTGTAGCTGAGGTTGAAGAGTTAGTGCCAGTAGGTACTTTAGATCCCAATCAAATACATATTCCTGGAATTTTTGTGCAACGTATATTTCAAGGAAAAGCTTATGAAAAAAGAATAGAACAACGAACAGTGAGAGCTCATAATTAA
- a CDS encoding penicillin-binding protein, whose product MTTKKKTKQSTSKAIDFTKYIRWFWILFSTGVLAVILIFLLASWGALGEMPDHTALENPETNLATEVFSSDGETLGKFYFKDNRTPIKYEELSKYLIDALIATEDSRYHNHAGIDARGTIRAFAFLGKRGGASTISQQLARQLFVGVRSKNTFQAATQKIKEWVIATRLEKQYTKEEIIAQYFNIYDFGNFGDGIRSAARIYFGKEPIDLDLKESAMLVGMFKNSSLYNPRPNRNPIGVKNRRNVVLSQMEKYGYITETVKDSTQKLPLSLNYTPESHDAGMATYFREYLRAELKKWVNDKENRKPDGSKYNITSDGLKVYTTIDSRMQKYAELAVAQHMPRLQAEFFHQNTPKRNPTAPFLDLTRGAIDTLMRNGMRQSERWRHMRYDLKKPEEEIIASFDKAIPMSVFSWKGDIDTIMTPRDSMRYYKSFLRTGMLSMEPQTGHVKAWVGGVNYKHFKYDMVKQGKRQIGSTFKPFVYAAAIDQLHLSPCDTFPDTPFCIEKGRHGNVEEWCPENSGGDTDYGGSRTLRNALAHSVNTITARLINEIGPQPVIDLAQSLGVEQDILAVPSIALGTPDLSVYEMVAAYSTFANKGVYTKPVIITRIEDKNGTVLFQFTPETKDVLSEETAYVTVNLLQGVTEGGSGTRLKTTAPRPERPEFKEIITGYPYGFENHIAGKTGTTQNQSDGWFMGMVPNLVTGVWVGAEDRAAHFKTITYGQGASMALPIWGLYMKSCYADETLNISKEAFEKPENLSIAVDCNSEDEETPIDLDDEPEIDF is encoded by the coding sequence ATGACAACAAAAAAGAAAACCAAACAAAGTACTAGTAAAGCGATAGATTTCACAAAATATATTCGTTGGTTTTGGATATTGTTTTCAACAGGAGTTTTAGCTGTTATCCTAATATTTTTACTAGCATCTTGGGGGGCTTTAGGTGAAATGCCAGATCATACTGCTTTAGAAAATCCAGAAACTAATTTAGCGACTGAAGTTTTTTCTTCAGATGGAGAAACGTTAGGAAAATTCTATTTTAAAGATAATAGAACACCAATTAAATATGAAGAGCTTTCAAAATATTTAATAGATGCTCTAATTGCAACTGAAGATTCACGTTATCATAATCACGCAGGAATTGATGCTAGAGGAACTATTAGAGCATTTGCTTTTTTAGGAAAAAGAGGTGGTGCGAGTACCATTTCGCAGCAGTTAGCACGACAATTATTTGTTGGAGTCAGATCAAAAAATACGTTTCAGGCAGCAACTCAAAAAATTAAAGAATGGGTAATTGCAACTCGTTTAGAAAAACAATATACCAAAGAAGAGATTATAGCTCAGTATTTTAATATTTATGATTTTGGAAACTTTGGAGATGGTATTCGTAGTGCTGCACGTATTTATTTTGGAAAAGAACCCATAGATCTTGATTTAAAAGAATCTGCGATGTTGGTCGGGATGTTTAAAAATTCGTCGTTGTATAATCCCAGGCCAAATCGTAACCCTATAGGCGTTAAAAACAGGCGTAATGTCGTGTTATCCCAAATGGAAAAATACGGATATATTACAGAAACTGTAAAAGATTCAACTCAAAAATTACCTTTATCATTAAATTATACTCCCGAATCTCATGATGCCGGAATGGCAACTTATTTTAGAGAATATTTAAGAGCAGAATTAAAAAAATGGGTCAATGATAAAGAAAACAGGAAACCTGATGGTTCAAAATATAACATTACTAGTGACGGTTTAAAGGTATATACTACAATAGATTCTCGTATGCAAAAATATGCTGAGTTAGCTGTAGCGCAACATATGCCTAGACTTCAAGCAGAATTTTTCCATCAAAATACACCAAAACGTAATCCAACAGCACCGTTTTTAGATTTAACAAGAGGAGCTATAGATACTTTAATGAGAAATGGAATGCGCCAATCTGAACGTTGGCGTCATATGAGATACGATTTAAAAAAACCAGAAGAAGAAATTATAGCTTCTTTTGATAAAGCTATCCCAATGAGTGTATTTTCTTGGAAAGGAGATATCGATACGATTATGACACCAAGAGATTCAATGCGGTATTACAAATCGTTTTTAAGAACAGGGATGTTATCAATGGAGCCTCAAACAGGTCATGTTAAAGCATGGGTAGGTGGTGTAAATTACAAGCATTTTAAATACGATATGGTTAAACAAGGAAAGCGTCAAATAGGCTCTACTTTTAAACCTTTTGTATATGCAGCAGCAATAGACCAATTACATTTATCCCCTTGTGATACATTTCCAGATACCCCTTTTTGTATCGAAAAAGGAAGACATGGTAATGTTGAAGAATGGTGTCCTGAAAATTCTGGTGGAGATACAGATTATGGAGGTTCTAGGACTTTAAGAAATGCTTTAGCACATTCTGTAAATACGATAACAGCACGTTTAATAAACGAAATTGGACCACAACCAGTTATAGATTTAGCACAAAGTTTGGGTGTCGAACAAGATATATTGGCAGTACCATCTATAGCTCTAGGAACACCAGATCTAAGTGTTTACGAAATGGTAGCAGCATATTCTACATTTGCTAATAAAGGTGTTTATACTAAACCAGTTATTATTACACGTATTGAAGATAAAAATGGAACAGTTCTATTTCAGTTTACGCCAGAAACTAAAGATGTGCTAAGTGAAGAAACTGCTTATGTAACGGTTAACTTATTACAGGGTGTTACAGAAGGTGGATCTGGTACACGATTAAAAACTACAGCACCAAGACCAGAACGTCCAGAGTTTAAAGAAATTATTACTGGATATCCTTATGGTTTTGAAAATCACATTGCTGGAAAAACAGGAACAACGCAAAACCAAAGTGATGGTTGGTTTATGGGAATGGTACCTAATTTAGTTACTGGAGTTTGGGTAGGTGCTGAAGATCGTGCCGCTCATTTTAAAACAATTACTTACGGCCAAGGAGCTTCGATGGCGTTGCCTATTTGGGGATTGTATATGAAAAGCTGTTATGCTGACGAAACTCTAAATATTTCTAAAGAAGCATTTGAAAAGCCTGAAAATTTATCGATAGCTGTAGATTGTAACTCAGAAGACGAAGAAACTCCAATAGATCTAGATGATGAACCAGAAATTGATTTTTAA
- the gldH gene encoding gliding motility lipoprotein GldH encodes MRNKLDWLVIILFFGCISCDSNRVFDQYKSVSNAWHKDSIIEFKVTPPDSIKRYNLFVNIRNTNDYKYNNLFLIVEMSFPNGKIIKDTLEYTMAKPNGELLGSGFTDIKENKLWYKENVLFSEGGEYKINIQHAMRENGSVEGMDNLEGITDIGFRIENVIGNN; translated from the coding sequence ATGCGAAATAAATTAGATTGGTTGGTTATAATCCTCTTTTTTGGCTGTATATCCTGTGACTCTAATCGTGTTTTTGATCAATACAAATCTGTTTCCAATGCGTGGCATAAAGATTCAATTATAGAATTTAAAGTTACTCCACCAGATTCAATTAAAAGATATAATTTATTTGTAAATATTAGAAATACAAATGATTATAAGTACAATAATTTATTTTTAATTGTAGAAATGAGTTTCCCTAATGGAAAGATTATAAAAGACACTTTAGAGTATACAATGGCTAAGCCTAATGGAGAATTACTTGGTTCAGGATTTACAGATATAAAAGAGAATAAATTGTGGTATAAAGAAAATGTTCTGTTTTCTGAAGGAGGTGAGTATAAAATAAATATTCAGCATGCCATGAGAGAAAATGGTAGCGTGGAAGGAATGGATAATTTAGAAGGCATTACAGATATAGGGTTCAGGATAGAAAATGTTATTGGTAATAATTAA
- a CDS encoding rhodanese-related sulfurtransferase yields MQLYNNLSAKERAELIEQAGKERLTISFYKYAKIGNPELFRNNLFVTWNDLDVLGRIYIATEGINAQLSVPADNFNDFKEHLDTISFLKNVRLNIAIEHDNFSFLKLKIKVRSKIVADGLNDDSFDVTNKGIHVQAKEFNALIDDPNTILVDMRNHYESEIGHFTNAITPDVDTFRDSLPIIEEDLKEHKEDKNLVMYCTGGIRCEKASAYYKYKGFKNVYQLEGGIINYVRQVEAQDLENKFIGKNFVFDDRRSERISEDVIANCHQCGNPCDTHTNCANEACHLLFIQCEDCKQQLDNCCSTTCKEVYHLPREEQKALRSGQGNSNDIFKKGRADYLPYKKDLRNIFEVFKK; encoded by the coding sequence ATGCAACTGTACAATAACTTAAGTGCTAAAGAAAGAGCAGAACTTATTGAGCAAGCTGGTAAAGAACGCTTGACAATCTCTTTCTATAAATATGCCAAAATTGGCAATCCTGAGCTTTTTAGAAATAACTTATTTGTAACTTGGAATGATCTAGATGTTCTTGGTAGAATTTATATTGCTACCGAAGGAATTAACGCTCAGCTATCTGTACCTGCAGATAATTTTAATGATTTTAAGGAGCATTTAGATACTATTAGTTTTCTTAAAAACGTAAGACTTAATATTGCTATTGAGCATGATAATTTTTCGTTCTTAAAACTAAAAATAAAAGTGCGTTCTAAAATTGTAGCAGATGGACTTAATGACGACTCTTTTGATGTCACCAATAAAGGAATTCATGTTCAAGCAAAAGAATTTAATGCACTTATTGATGACCCAAATACAATTTTGGTAGATATGCGAAACCATTATGAAAGTGAAATAGGACATTTTACAAATGCCATTACACCAGATGTAGATACATTTAGAGACTCTTTACCTATTATAGAAGAGGACTTAAAAGAGCATAAAGAAGATAAAAATCTGGTAATGTATTGTACTGGAGGGATTCGTTGCGAAAAAGCAAGTGCTTATTATAAATATAAAGGCTTTAAAAATGTATATCAATTAGAAGGAGGCATTATAAATTATGTACGTCAAGTAGAAGCACAAGATTTAGAAAATAAATTTATAGGTAAGAATTTTGTGTTTGACGATAGACGCTCAGAACGTATAAGTGAAGATGTAATTGCTAATTGTCATCAATGTGGAAATCCTTGCGATACACATACTAACTGTGCTAATGAGGCTTGTCACTTGCTATTTATACAATGCGAAGATTGCAAACAACAATTAGATAATTGTTGTTCTACAACTTGTAAAGAAGTTTATCATTTACCTAGAGAAGAACAAAAAGCATTACGAAGTGGACAAGGTAATAGCAACGACATTTTTAAGAAAGGACGAGCAGATTATTTGCCATATAAAAAAGATTTGAGAAATATATTTGAAGTTTTTAAGAAATAA
- the recA gene encoding recombinase RecA, with product MSSEKDAKLKALKLTLDKLDKAYGKGTVMKMSDAAVEDIEAIPSGSLGLDIALGVNGYPRGRVIEIYGPESSGKTTLTLHAIAEAQKAGGIAAFIDAEHAFDRFYAEKLGVDIDNLIISQPDHGEQALEIADNLVRSGAIDIVVIDSVAALTPKSEIEGEMGDSKMGLHARLMSQALRKLTASISKTNCTMIFINQLREKIGVMFGNPETTTGGNALKFYASVRLDIRRSTQIKNSNGDVLGNKTRVKVVKNKVAPPFKLTEFDIMYGEGVSKVGEILDIAVDHEVIKKSGSWFSYQDTKLGQGRDAVKAIIKDNPELMDELEEKIKAIIAEK from the coding sequence ATGAGTAGTGAAAAAGACGCAAAATTAAAAGCATTAAAGCTTACATTAGATAAATTAGATAAGGCTTACGGTAAAGGTACTGTAATGAAAATGAGTGATGCTGCTGTAGAAGATATAGAAGCCATTCCATCTGGATCATTAGGTTTAGATATTGCTTTAGGAGTAAATGGTTACCCGAGAGGTCGAGTTATTGAAATTTATGGGCCTGAATCTTCAGGAAAAACTACTTTAACATTACATGCTATCGCTGAAGCTCAAAAAGCAGGAGGCATTGCTGCTTTTATTGATGCCGAACATGCTTTTGACCGCTTTTATGCTGAAAAATTAGGTGTAGATATTGATAACTTAATTATTTCTCAACCTGATCATGGCGAACAAGCTTTAGAAATCGCCGATAATTTAGTTCGTTCTGGAGCTATAGATATTGTTGTAATAGACTCTGTTGCTGCTTTAACGCCTAAAAGTGAAATTGAAGGTGAAATGGGAGATTCTAAAATGGGATTACATGCACGTTTAATGTCTCAAGCCCTACGTAAGTTAACAGCTTCAATTAGCAAGACAAATTGCACAATGATTTTCATTAATCAACTTCGTGAAAAAATTGGAGTTATGTTTGGAAATCCAGAAACAACAACAGGTGGTAATGCTTTAAAGTTTTATGCATCTGTACGTCTAGACATACGCCGTTCTACTCAAATAAAAAACAGTAATGGTGATGTTTTAGGAAATAAAACACGTGTAAAAGTTGTAAAAAATAAAGTTGCTCCTCCATTTAAATTAACTGAATTTGATATTATGTATGGAGAAGGTGTTTCTAAAGTTGGAGAAATATTAGACATTGCTGTAGATCATGAAGTAATTAAAAAAAGTGGTTCTTGGTTTAGTTATCAAGACACCAAACTAGGTCAAGGTAGAGATGCTGTGAAAGCGATTATAAAGGATAATCCAGAGTTAATGGATGAACTTGAGGAAAAAATTAAAGCAATTATTGCTGAAAAATAA
- a CDS encoding RNA polymerase sigma factor, which yields MSLDQLIQKCKKNDTNAQSDLYKLFSSKLFALCLKYSRNRAEAEDNLQDAFVTILKKISQYKNKGSFEGWLKRITINTALQRYRNEGVLDIVNEDRIEEEVTINVEDDIISLDFLLNIIQELPDRYRLVFNLYALDGYSHKEIAEMLNISLGTSKSNLSRARLILKDKVDNYIATTNSQLL from the coding sequence TTGAGTTTAGATCAGCTCATACAAAAATGTAAAAAAAATGATACTAATGCGCAGAGTGATTTATACAAGCTCTTTTCGAGTAAGTTATTTGCACTTTGTTTAAAGTATTCACGAAATCGTGCAGAAGCTGAAGATAATCTGCAAGATGCTTTTGTGACTATTTTGAAAAAAATATCGCAATACAAAAACAAAGGTTCTTTTGAAGGTTGGCTTAAACGAATAACAATTAATACTGCTCTACAACGCTATAGAAATGAAGGTGTTTTAGACATTGTTAATGAAGATCGCATTGAAGAAGAGGTTACTATAAATGTAGAAGACGACATTATAAGCCTTGATTTTTTACTCAATATTATACAAGAGTTACCCGATAGGTATCGCTTAGTATTTAATCTTTATGCTTTAGATGGTTATTCTCATAAAGAGATTGCTGAAATGCTTAATATATCATTAGGTACATCAAAGTCTAATCTTTCTAGAGCACGACTAATTTTAAAAGATAAAGTAGACAATTATATAGCGACTACAAACTCGCAATTGTTATAA
- a CDS encoding mechanosensitive ion channel family protein, which translates to MEDYQKWIDLAIVKGSEYGVKVIMAIVIWIIGKWVIKKIMNAFKKVIQKNKNMDETLEKFLSNLVKTTLLILLIIAILGQLGINTASFAAILAAAGLAIGLALQGSLSNFAGGVLIMLFKPFKVGDLIEAQGVLGVVNEIQIFTTKLASPDNKEIIVPNGALSNGTIINYTQLGQLRIDLTIGVSYDADIMETKTALMNAMLSQDKVLKDPAPTVNMGELADSSVNYKVRPWATPEHYWDVYFKTVENCKIELDKAGIEIPYPIQVEIERKEN; encoded by the coding sequence ATGGAAGACTATCAAAAATGGATTGACCTTGCAATAGTAAAAGGGTCAGAATATGGGGTAAAAGTTATTATGGCCATTGTCATATGGATTATTGGTAAATGGGTTATTAAAAAAATAATGAATGCTTTTAAAAAGGTTATTCAAAAGAATAAAAATATGGATGAAACTCTTGAAAAGTTTCTATCTAATTTGGTAAAAACCACATTATTAATCTTGCTTATAATTGCCATTTTAGGTCAATTAGGTATTAACACAGCTTCATTTGCTGCAATATTAGCAGCTGCAGGTTTAGCTATAGGCCTAGCACTTCAAGGGTCATTATCAAATTTTGCAGGAGGTGTGCTTATTATGTTATTTAAGCCTTTTAAAGTAGGTGATCTAATAGAAGCACAAGGTGTATTAGGGGTTGTAAATGAAATTCAAATTTTCACAACAAAACTGGCTTCTCCAGATAATAAAGAAATTATTGTGCCTAATGGTGCTTTATCTAATGGTACCATTATTAATTATACTCAATTAGGACAGTTACGTATTGATTTAACTATTGGAGTATCTTACGATGCGGATATCATGGAAACTAAAACAGCTTTAATGAATGCAATGCTTTCTCAAGATAAAGTATTGAAGGATCCTGCGCCTACAGTAAATATGGGAGAGCTTGCTGATAGTTCTGTAAATTATAAAGTAAGACCTTGGGCAACACCAGAACACTATTGGGATGTTTATTTTAAAACTGTTGAAAACTGCAAAATAGAATTAGATAAAGCTGGTATTGAAATTCCTTACCCTATTCAGGTTGAGATCGAGCGTAAAGAGAATTAG
- a CDS encoding 1-acyl-sn-glycerol-3-phosphate acyltransferase translates to MFLIKRLFWSFYRIWFYILVTLPIIILFPLLFISILREKWYSFFFKLARFWAKFILIGMGFRWKIRRLQTLEKGKSYMFIANHTSMIDIMLMLICVKDNPFVFVGKKELAKIPLFGFFYKRTCILVDRSNPESRKAVFLRARKRLESGLSICIFPEAGIPHESILLDEFKDGAFRLAINHQIPIVPLTFLDNKKRFSYIFFSGCPGKMRAIIHPPINTKGLEIEDTSRVNKVSRNILLTTLRENIKQ, encoded by the coding sequence ATGTTTCTAATAAAACGTCTTTTTTGGAGTTTTTACAGAATTTGGTTTTACATTCTAGTAACTCTACCAATAATAATTTTATTTCCCTTGTTATTTATTTCAATACTAAGAGAAAAATGGTATTCATTTTTTTTTAAACTAGCAAGATTCTGGGCAAAATTTATTTTGATAGGAATGGGGTTTCGTTGGAAAATTAGAAGGCTTCAAACTCTAGAAAAGGGGAAGAGCTATATGTTTATTGCCAATCATACCTCAATGATAGATATTATGCTAATGCTTATTTGTGTAAAGGATAATCCATTTGTATTTGTAGGCAAAAAAGAGTTAGCTAAAATACCACTATTTGGATTTTTTTATAAACGTACTTGCATTTTGGTAGACAGAAGTAACCCTGAAAGCCGAAAAGCTGTGTTTTTAAGGGCTAGGAAACGATTAGAATCTGGATTGAGTATTTGTATTTTCCCAGAAGCAGGAATACCACATGAGTCTATCCTCTTAGATGAATTTAAAGATGGAGCTTTTAGATTAGCTATAAACCATCAAATACCTATAGTGCCACTAACGTTTTTAGATAATAAAAAACGTTTTTCTTATATTTTTTTTAGCGGTTGCCCAGGTAAAATGAGAGCTATTATTCATCCTCCTATAAATACAAAAGGATTAGAAATAGAAGATACCTCTAGAGTTAATAAAGTTTCTAGAAATATACTCTTAACTACTTTAAGAGAAAATATAAAGCAATAG
- the trpS gene encoding tryptophan--tRNA ligase, producing MARILTGIQSTGVPHLGNILGAIIPAIQMSNDPKNDSFLFIADMHSLTQIKDAKTLRENTYSTAATWLAFGLDISKTVFYRQSDVPQVTELSWYLSCFFPYQRLTLAHSFKDKADRLEDVNSGLFTYPMLMAADILLYDAEIIPVGKDQSQHIEMTRNVATRFHAQLGETFVIPEADLQKDTMYVPGRDGSKMSKSKNNIINLFLPDKKLRKQIMSIETDSTPLEDAKDWSTCNCFAIYKLIANDSQIEVMKANYENGNYGYGHAKQALYELLIDKFSVERERYNYYMEHLNEVDDALNLGAEKAKLVANTVLKRVREKVGY from the coding sequence ATGGCTAGAATTTTAACTGGAATACAAAGTACAGGAGTTCCGCATTTAGGAAACATTTTAGGAGCGATTATTCCTGCTATTCAAATGAGCAACGACCCTAAAAATGATTCGTTTTTATTTATTGCAGATATGCATTCATTAACCCAAATTAAAGATGCAAAAACACTTCGAGAAAACACTTATTCTACTGCGGCAACATGGTTAGCATTTGGGTTAGATATTTCTAAGACTGTATTTTATCGTCAAAGTGATGTGCCACAAGTAACAGAGTTATCTTGGTATTTAAGTTGTTTTTTTCCATACCAACGTTTAACATTAGCTCACAGTTTTAAGGATAAAGCTGATCGATTAGAAGATGTAAATTCTGGTTTATTCACTTATCCCATGTTAATGGCAGCAGATATTTTATTATATGATGCTGAAATTATCCCGGTAGGAAAAGATCAGTCACAACATATTGAAATGACTCGCAATGTAGCTACACGATTTCATGCACAACTAGGTGAAACTTTTGTAATTCCTGAAGCCGATTTACAAAAAGACACCATGTACGTTCCGGGTAGAGATGGGTCTAAAATGAGTAAAAGTAAAAATAATATTATCAATTTATTTTTACCTGATAAAAAATTACGAAAACAAATTATGAGTATCGAAACCGATAGTACACCTTTAGAAGATGCTAAAGATTGGTCTACATGTAATTGTTTTGCTATTTATAAACTCATTGCAAATGATTCTCAAATAGAGGTAATGAAAGCTAATTACGAAAATGGTAATTATGGATATGGGCATGCCAAACAAGCTTTATATGAATTGCTAATTGATAAATTTTCTGTTGAGCGAGAGCGTTACAATTACTATATGGAACATCTTAACGAAGTGGACGATGCATTAAATTTAGGTGCAGAAAAAGCAAAATTAGTCGCTAATACGGTTTTAAAACGAGTTAGAGAAAAAGTAGGGTATTAG
- the dprA gene encoding DNA-protecting protein DprA — protein MTEKELLHILALQKASKIGDITAKKLIHHCGSAEAVLNEKPNNLLKIDGIGSIMMKDIFNKYNLFAAETELKFIYDNNIKYNYFLENTYPERLKHCIDGPILLFQSGTINLNNKRIISIVGTRKITSHGIAVCEQIIERLSIYNPIIVSGFAYGTDITAQKAALKNNLQTIGCLAHGLNQIYPKIHKKYVADIERHGGFFTDFWSTDDFNRNNFLKRNRIIAGLSEATIVIESAEKGGSLVTAEIANSYNREIFAIPGRITDSQSVGCNNLIKHQKAHVLSQAEDIPYILNWQLEPEKKPIQQQLFIELTTEEKVIYNTLKESGKLLLDVIALKSDMPTFKIASILLTMELKGVVRPLPGKQFEVI, from the coding sequence ATGACAGAAAAAGAACTACTTCACATTTTAGCACTTCAAAAAGCTTCTAAAATTGGTGATATTACTGCTAAAAAGCTGATTCATCATTGTGGTTCTGCTGAAGCAGTTTTAAATGAGAAACCAAATAACTTACTTAAGATTGATGGTATTGGTAGTATAATGATGAAAGATATTTTCAATAAATACAATTTATTTGCTGCCGAAACCGAATTAAAATTCATTTATGACAATAATATAAAATATAATTATTTTTTAGAAAACACATACCCAGAACGCTTAAAGCATTGTATAGATGGACCAATCTTATTATTTCAATCTGGAACAATTAATCTAAATAATAAACGGATAATAAGTATAGTTGGTACACGTAAAATAACTTCTCATGGCATAGCTGTTTGTGAACAAATTATTGAACGTTTATCAATTTACAATCCTATTATTGTTTCAGGATTTGCTTATGGTACAGATATTACTGCACAGAAAGCTGCATTAAAAAACAACCTTCAAACTATTGGTTGTTTAGCACACGGTCTAAATCAAATTTACCCTAAAATTCACAAAAAATATGTCGCAGATATTGAAAGACACGGTGGGTTTTTTACTGATTTTTGGAGTACAGATGATTTTAACAGAAATAATTTCTTAAAGAGAAATCGTATTATAGCAGGATTAAGTGAAGCTACTATTGTGATTGAATCTGCAGAAAAAGGAGGTAGCTTAGTTACTGCCGAAATTGCAAACTCATACAATCGTGAGATATTTGCAATCCCAGGACGAATAACAGATTCACAAAGTGTAGGCTGTAATAATTTAATTAAACATCAGAAAGCACATGTGTTATCTCAAGCAGAAGACATACCGTATATTTTAAATTGGCAATTAGAGCCTGAAAAGAAACCAATTCAACAACAGCTATTTATAGAGTTAACTACTGAAGAAAAAGTAATTTATAATACTTTGAAAGAAAGTGGGAAACTATTATTGGATGTTATTGCATTAAAAAGTGATATGCCAACATTTAAAATCGCTTCTATTTTATTAACAATGGAACTTAAAGGCGTTGTTAGACCTTTGCCAGGAAAACAATTTGAGGTTATTTAG